The genomic stretch GAGCTCCTTGCCGTAGGTGGAGAACGCTGACTTGTGGTCGCTCGCGTCAACGCTGCCCACGCTCACTGACAGGCTGCCGAGCGTGCCGCCGCCGGCGCTGTAGCGGGCCGGATAGGTGATGCGCCGGTCGCCGGTGTTCCCCGAGGACGCGATGACGTAGACCCCCTGATCCGTGGCGTACTCGATCATCTTCTTCAGGACGCCGGTCTTCTGAACCGATCCCAGCGAGAGGTTGATGACCTGCGCGCCGTGGGCCACGGCCCAGTCGATGGCCTGGACGACCGCAGTCGTGTCACCGCTGCCGTCCGGGCGCAGCGCGCGGAGCGGCAGGATGCGCGCGTGGGGAGCGACCTGCAGGATGATCCCCGCCACATTGGTGCCGTGGCCGTAGAGCGGGTCGTCGAGGGTTCCCTCCTCCTGGGGACTGGCGTCCCCGTCGACGAAGTCGTGGCGATCGGCGGCCGGAGCCAGCGAGTTCTGGAAGGCCTCGTGGGTCTGATCGAGCCCCGTGTCGATTACGGCGACCGTGACGCCTTCGCCCAGGCGTGGAGCGAGGGCCCACGCGGCCGCGAGGCGCGTGCGCTGCCACAGTGCCGCGTTCTCCGCCACGCCGCCGACGACGCCGGCACCGCCGCCCCAGAAGTACGCGCGGCCTCCACCCCAGAAGTACGCCCGCCCACCGCCCCAGAAGTACGCCCGGCCGCTCGCGGCGAGGCCCGGCGCGTTCCACGCCGAGGTGGCGCCGCCGGCCTCCAGCGCGCCGACGTTCGGTTCCGACGCGAGGGTCTGGGTGGACACGGTGTCGGTGCTCCCCGACGGTGACGACAGGCCCAGCACGGCGAACCCGGCCTCCGGGTGCCACGCCACCACATGGCCGCCGTGGCTCGCCTCGACGGTCGCCACCGAGTCCGTAGCTGCCACGGGCACGGTGGTGGTGAAGGCGTGGGCAGCGGCGCGGGGCGCAGCGGTCTGGCTGCAGGCACTGAGGAGGATGCCGAGGGT from Deinococcus sp. AB2017081 encodes the following:
- a CDS encoding S8 family serine peptidase — its product is MSMSTRFPALLTLGILLSACSQTAAPRAAAHAFTTTVPVAATDSVATVEASHGGHVVAWHPEAGFAVLGLSSPSGSTDTVSTQTLASEPNVGALEAGGATSAWNAPGLAASGRAYFWGGGRAYFWGGGRAYFWGGGAGVVGGVAENAALWQRTRLAAAWALAPRLGEGVTVAVIDTGLDQTHEAFQNSLAPAADRHDFVDGDASPQEEGTLDDPLYGHGTNVAGIILQVAPHARILPLRALRPDGSGDTTAVVQAIDWAVAHGAQVINLSLGSVQKTGVLKKMIEYATDQGVYVIASSGNTGDRRITYPARYSAGGGTLGSLSVSVGSVDASDHKSAFSTYGKELMLTAPGELVYGPVPGNLLSAWSGTSMAAPMAAGALALALGQPLKVRAGDLPRTLVSTAAELNTLNPEYRDQLGGRLDIGAFIQAAVQP